One genomic segment of Drosophila melanogaster chromosome 3R includes these proteins:
- the svp gene encoding seven up, isoform A, protein MCASPSTAPGFFNPRPQSGAELSAFDIGLSRSMGLGVPPHSAWHEPPASLGGHLHAASAGPGTTTGSVATGGGGTTPSSVASQQSAVIKQDLSCPSLNQAGSGHHPGIKEDLSSSLPSANGGSAGGHHSGSGSGSGSGVNPGHGSDMLPLIKGHGQDMLTSIKGQPTGCGSTTPSSQANSSHSQSSNSGSQIDSKQNIECVVCGDKSSGKHYGQFTCEGCKSFFKRSVRRNLTYSCRGSRNCPIDQHHRNQCQYCRLKKCLKMGMRREAVQRGRVPPTQPGLAGMHGQYQIANGDPMGIAGFNGHSYLSSYISLLLRAEPYPTSRYGQCMQPNNIMGIDNICELAARLLFSAVEWAKNIPFFPELQVTDQVALLRLVWSELFVLNASQCSMPLHVAPLLAAAGLHASPMAADRVVAFMDHIRIFQEQVEKLKALHVDSAEYSCLKAIVLFTTGKLLDILYKDVPALLTKVSALLGKGSTASNDDVLAVVRDHLDELNRQEQESQAQQQAPLHLAAFMNCVAGVEAAVQQAEQAQVPTSSASASVSAPLVPSAGSAFSSCQAKSAGSEMDLLASLYAQAQATPPSSGGGDASGHNNSSGLGASLPTQSQSGSSSRNLTASPLSTSLATAPAPASASAPAPVPTSSVAQVPVPAPVPVTSSASSSSLGGGAYQTPSAAAAAAAMFHYQTPPRAAFGSAFDMFHHSTPFGVGVGHAHALAHSSGSGSASFGSPSYRYSPYSLAGSRWQL, encoded by the exons ATGTGCGCCTCCCCGTCCACGGCTCCCGGCTTCTTCAATCCGCGCCCGCAATCCGGCGCGGAGCTGTCGGCCTTCGACATCGGCCTGTCCCGCTCGATGGGGCTGGGCGTCCCGCCACACAGCGCCTGGCACGAACCGCCGGCCTCCCTCGGCGGTCACCTGCACGCCGCCTCCGCCGGACCGGGCACCACCACCGGCAGCGTGGCGACGGGCGGCGGCGGTACCACTCCGAGCAGCGTGGCCAGCCAGCAGTCGGCGGTGATCAAGCAGGATCTCTCTTGCCCCAGCCTCAATCAGGCGGGATCCGGCCATCATCCTGGCATCAAGGAGGATCTGTCCAGCAGCCTGCCCAGCGCCAATGGTGGATCCGCCGGTGGCCATCACTCCGGTTCCGGATCGGGTTCCGGTTCGGGCGTCAATCCCGGACACGGCTCCGACATGCTGCCCCTGATCAAGGGCCATGGCCAGGACATGCTCACCAGCATCAAGGGACAGCCCACGGGCTGTGGCAGCACCACGCCCAGCTCCCAGGCGAATAGCTCCCACTCGCAGAGCAGCAACAGTGGATCCCAGATCGACAGCAAGCAGAACATCGAGTGCGTCGTCTGCGGCGACAAGAGTTCCGGCAAGCACTACGGACAATTTACCTGCGAAG GTTGCAAATCTTTCTTCAAGCGCTCGGTGCGACGTAATCTAACTTACTCTTGCCGCGGCAGCAGAAACTGTCCCATAGATCAACACCATCGCAATCAATGTCAATATTGTCGATTGAAGAAGTGCCTCAAAATGGGCATGAGACGCGAAG CTGTTCAACGTGGACGCGTACCACCCACTCAGCCCGGTCTGGCCGGCATGCATGGGCAGTACCAGATTGCCAACGGGGATCCCATGGGCATTGCCGGCTTTAACGGGCACTCGTACCTCAGTTCCTACATCTCGCTCCTGCTGCGGGCGGAACCGTATCCGACTTCGCGATATGGCCAGTGCATGCAACCCAACAACATTATGGGCATCGACAACATCTGCGAACTGGCCGCCCGACTGCTCTTCTCGGCGGTCGAGTGGGCCAAGAACATACCCTTCTTCCCGGAGCTGCAGGTGACCGACCAGGTGGCCCTGCTCCGGCTCGTCTGGTCAGAGCTCTTCGTCCTAAACGCCAGCCAGTGCTCCATGCCGCTCCATGTGGCGCCACTGCTGGCCGCCGCCGGACTTCATGCCTCCCCGATGGCCGCCGATCGTGTGGTGGCCTTCATGGACCACATCCGCATCTTCCAGGAGCAGGTGGAGAAGCTGAAGGCGCTGCATGTCGACTCCGCGGAGTACTCCTGCCTCAAGGCGATCGTGCTCTTCACCACCGGTAAGTTGCTGGACATTCTGTACAAGGATGTGCCGGCACTGCTCACCAAGGTTTCAGCACTGCTTGGCAAGGGTTCCACCGCATCCAATGACGATGTCCTGGCTGTGGTCCGTGACCACCTAGACGAACTGAATCGTCAGGAACAGGAGTCTCAGGCTCAGCAGCAGGCGCCGCTTCACCTGGCAGCCTTCATGAATTGCGTGGCCGGCGTTGAGGCTGCAGTGCAGCAGGCGGAACAGGCTCAGGTACCCACGTCCTCTGCCTCCGCTTCCGTCTCTGCTCCCCTTGTTCCCTCCGCCGGCAGTGCGTTCAGCAGCTGCCAGGCCAAGTCCGCCGGCTCCGAGATGGACCTGCTGGCCAGTTTGTATGCTCAGGCCCAGGCCACGCCCCCAAGCAGCGGCGGAGGCGACGCCTCCGgtcacaacaacagcagcgggcTAGGCGCCTCGCTTCCTACTCAATCGCAAAGCGGTTCGTCCTCCCGCAACCTAACCGCCTCGCCGCTGAGTACTTCGCTGGCAACCGCTCCCGCTCCAGCTTCCGCTTCAGCTCCCGCTCCCGTGCCCACCTCCTCCGTGGCCCAAGTCCCTGTGCCCGCACCCGTCCCAGTaacctcctccgcctcctcctcctcgctggGTGGTGGAGCCTATCAGACGCCCtcggctgcggcggcggcggcggcaatgTTCCACTATCAGACGCCACCGCGCGCCGCCTTCGGTTCGGCCTTCGATATGTTCCACCACAGCACGCCCTTCGGAGTGGGGGTGGGTCACGCCCACGCCCTTGCCCACTcgagcggcagcggcagcgcgTCCTTTGGCAGTCCTAGTTACAGGTATTCGCCCTATAGCCTGGCCGGTAGTAGATGGCAGTTGTAG
- the CG44037 gene encoding uncharacterized protein: MIFVFKCGLLQPVWAVPIPPKGVSTEWQGAHPADGRIGPSSIGQAVCESYPKWLVFHVRISLLLLPTLFVR; encoded by the coding sequence ATGATTTTTGTATTCAAATGCGGATTGCTCCAACCAGTTTGGGCAGTTCCAATACCACCCAAGGGAGTGTCCACTGAATGGCAAGGCGCGCATCCTGCTGACGGCAGGATTGGCCCATCGTCCATCGGTCAAGCTGTGTGCGAATCATATCCAAAATGGCTAGTGTTCCATGTTCGGATTTCGCTTTTATTACTGCCAACTCTTTTTGTTCGGTAG
- the CG17738 gene encoding uncharacterized protein: MRSAILFGLIVCLAFSLVLSLEESINQSNDLSSVEKDIGQAVESDVRAKRQFGFGGPFGGFGGPFGGYGGYGGLGGFGYGRPFYGGYGRPFYGGFGRPFYGGGFGGPFFG; the protein is encoded by the coding sequence ATGCGTTCCGCGATTTTGTTCGGCCTTATTGTTTGCCTGGCTTTTAGCCTTGTCTTGTCCCTGGAGGAGTCCATCAATCAATCCAATGATCTGTCGTCGGTGGAAAAGGATATTGGCCAGGCTGTGGAGTCCGATGTGCGTGCTAAGCGGCAGTTTGGCTTTGGTGGTCCCTTTGGCGGATTTGGAGGACCTTTCGGTGGATACGGCGGCTACGGAGGACTTGGAGGCTTTGGTTATGGACGTCCCTTCTATGGAGGCTATGGCCGTCCCTTCTATGGAGGTTTCGGAAGACCCTTCTACGGAGGCGGCTTCGGAGGTCCTTTCTTTGGTTAA
- the CG44038 gene encoding uncharacterized protein — MWENRRHLSVHAHLEQPLIPIKVLKHNEPIAHTIVANLEILSSPEADCPC, encoded by the coding sequence ATGTGGGAAAATCGTCGTCACTTGTCAGTACACGCCCACCTCGAACAACCCCTGATTCCCATCAAAGTGTTAAAACACAATGAGCCGATTGCACACACAATTGTTGCCAATCTGGAGATACTCTCATCTCCAGAAGCGGATTGCCCATGCTAA
- the CG3942 gene encoding uncharacterized protein, producing MHRWFFANEREECERKPEEDGPSSASETQEPPPPPPVPTTEWPFCVVFHSSLNGNEYVAISGNCPSLGNWDPKEVYILAKNDCISCLCNCRQFEASLEIPRNIDIHYRYCVVIHDPETDEVYIRFWESQLYPRVIRTCQNMLKNCDVFGKPHDDDEANQVDRGWATTETIVHLKIFNAPFCWQRQKPRLLYVHVQPMFEVPENPCNEPANPIKMVSSQTRLSRYLSTREIKAGNQYLQLAQVEVTNLCVQNALAAQQRFGARCGPKDMELFHCSIAFPEETLYRLDLYTYAHKAGYDEPPYHYGYGFLMPDQLLGTEGSARVKITCASTHRPLMEMCVRYLIIRPLPNFRCDLSHSYERYWRKNRLCMNIGHKGSGNTYRLGSDVVRENTLYGFKQAVLANADMVEMDVQLTQDAQVVVYHDFVLRFMLQRMPSFEDLLENQDLLIFAYENLNKLMLLAMGGSKRKDLIAVPLEAFSYDQLKEVKVLRFAGSKGCDKSCDRMLLEQRPFPLLLDLLDEENLPVDMGFLIEIKWPQMTNMRRWESGSFKPTFDRNFYVDTILEIVLNKAGKRRIVFCSFDADICAMVRFKQNVYPVTLLLEDPHSPVQYADQRVSVQDVAVRFCNSLEFLGLTLHANSLLNKPSTMAYLHQINLDAFVYGSSTIDLEIRNKLKKHGVLGIIYDRLDQLDQVGEELEGDTMCTIDSVTTRRVIQETEVEEWIQKCGYKPETSIVVHNIYID from the coding sequence ATGCATCGATGGTTCTTTGCCAACGAGCGGGAGGAGTGTGAGCGAAAACCGGAGGAAGACGGTCCTAGTAGCGCTTCGGAGACACAAGAgccaccacctccaccaccaGTTCCGACTACTGAGTGGCCCTTCTGTGTAGTCTTTCACAGTTCACTAAACGGTAATGAGTATGTTGCCATTAGTGGCAACTGTCCCTCTCTTGGAAACTGGGATCCCAAGGAGGTGTACATTTTGGCCAAGAATGACTGCATTAGCTGCCTATGCAATTGCCGTCAGTTTGAGGCAAGCTTAGAGATACCGCGTAACATCGACATCCACTATCGGTACTGCGTCGTGATCCACGATCCCGAGACGGATGAGGTGTATATACGCTTCTGGGAGTCCCAATTATATCCCAGAGTGATTCGAACTTGTCAGAACATGCTGAAGAACTGCGACGTCTTTGGAAAACCACACGACGATGATGAAGCGAACCAGGTGGATCGCGGCTGGGCCACCACAGAGACAATTGTGCACCTGAAGATCTTCAATGCTCCATTCTGTTGGCAACGTCAGAAACCGAGGCTCCTGTATGTCCATGTGCAGCCCATGTTTGAGGTGCCGGAGAATCCTTGTAACGAACCAGCCAATCCCATCAAAATGGTTTCGTCGCAAACACGTTTATCGCGTTATCTGAGCACCCGGGAAATTAAGGCAGGGAACCAGTATCTTCAATTGGCACAAGTCGAGGTGACCAATCTATGTGTCCAAAATGCTTTGGCCGCGCAGCAACGATTTGGAGCCAGATGTGGGCCGAAGGATATGGAGCTATTTCATTGTTCCATCGCTTTTCCGGAGGAAACGCTCTACCGACTGGATTTGTACACATACGCGCATAAAGCAGGCTATGATGAACCACCGTATCATTACGGGTACGGATTCCTGATGCCAGATCAGCTGCTGGGCACCGAAGGCTCTGCCCGGGTGAAGATCACTTGCGCCTCCACCCACCGTCCACTAATGGAGATGTGTGTACGCTATCTAATAATTCGACCTTTGCCAAATTTCCGTTGCGATTTGAGCCACAGCTACGAGCGTTACTGGCGCAAAAATCGCCTATGCATGAACATCGGGCACAAAGGATCGGGAAATACGTACCGGTTAGGATCCGATGTGGTAAGGGAGAATACCTTGTATGGTTTCAAGCAGGCTGTTTTGGCCAATGCAGACATGGTGGAGATGGATGTCCAGCTCACGCAGGATGCCCAGGTGGTGGTGTATCACGATTTTGTACTGCGATTTATGTTGCAGAGAATGCCTAGTTTTGAGGATCTTCTGGAGAATCAGGATCTGCTGATATTTGCCTACGAAAATCTTAACAAACTAATGCTCCTCGCTATGGGAGGATCAAAACGAAAAGACCTCATTGCCGTTCCCCTGGAGGCATTTTCCTACGATCAACTGAAGGAGGTGAAGGTCCTGCGATTCGCTGGCAGCAAAGGCTGCGATAAGTCCTGTGATCGAATGCTGCTGGAGCAGCGCCCCTTTCCCCTGCTCCTCGACCTCCTGGATGAGGAAAATCTACCCGTCGACATGGGCTTCCTAATCGAGATCAAGTGGCCGCAGATGACCAATATGCGGCGTTGGGAGAGCGGCAGCTTTAAGCCCACGTTCGATCGAAACTTCTATGTGGACACCATATTGGAGATTGTTTTAAATAAGGCTGGAAAGAGGCGCATAGTCTTTTGCAGCTTCGATGCCGACATCTGTGCCATGGTTCGGTTTAAGCAGAATGTATATCCCGTGACTTTACTACTGGAGGATCCGCACTCGCCGGTTCAGTATGCAGACCAAAGGGTAAGCGTGCAGGATGTTGCCGTGAGGTTTTGCAACAGTCTGGAGTTCCTTGGGCTGACCCTTCATGCTAACTCACTGCTGAACAAGCCCTCGACTATGGCATACCTGCACCAGATCAATCTGGACGCTTTTGTTTATGGTAGTTCCACCATTGACCTGGAGATCCGCAATAAGCTAAAGAAGCACGGAGTGCTGGGAATAATCTACGATCGTCTCGACCAACTGGACCAAGTGGGCGAAGAGCTGGAGGGGGACACCATGTGCACCATTGATTCAGTGACCACAAGGCGCGTGATCCAGGAGACGGAGGTGGAGGAGTGGATCCAGAAGTGTGGCTACAAGCCGGAAACTTCCATCGTCGTACATAACATTTACATCGACTGA
- the Sfp87B gene encoding seminal fluid protein 87B: MRFVFVFVLLSVLALSLVSAKEQSKTSSSPGRNNVGATVNPRLRPKRNILFNRPTIRGQVQRYIYGYPYHNGVPTYYKYPYYGYFRI, encoded by the coding sequence ATGCGTTTCGTATTTGTATTCGTCCTGTTATCGGTCCTGGCTCTCAGTCTGGTTTCCGCCAAGGAACAATCAAAAACTAGCTCATCGCCAGGAAGGAACAATGTCGGAGCCACAGTAAACCCTCGATTGCGTCCCAAGCGTAATATATTGTTCAATAGGCCCACCATTCGTGGTCAAGTGCAACGCTATATCTATGGTTATCCCTATCATAATGGGGTTCCTACGTACTACAAATACCCGTACTACGGCTACTTCAGGATCTAA